In Choloepus didactylus isolate mChoDid1 chromosome 18, mChoDid1.pri, whole genome shotgun sequence, a single genomic region encodes these proteins:
- the LOC119513094 gene encoding keratin-associated protein 4-11-like, which translates to MVNSCCGSVCSDQGCGQGLCEETCCRPSCCQTTCCRTTCCRPSCCVSTCCRPSCCGSSCCGSSCCRPSCCISSCCRPSCCGSSCCGSSCCRPSCCVSSCCRPSCCGSSCCGSSCCRPSCCISSCCRPSCCYPCCCRPCCCLRPVCGQVCCHTSCYRPTCVISTCPCPTCCTSSSC; encoded by the coding sequence ATGGTCAACTCCTGTTGTGGCTCCGTCTGCTCTGACCAGGGCTGTGGCCAAGGCCTCTGTGAGGAGACCTGCTGCCGCCCCAGCTGCTGCCAGACCACCTGCTGCAGGACCACCTGCTGCCGCCCCAGCTGTTGCGTCTCCACCTGCTGCCGCCCCTCTTGCTGTGGATCCAGCTGCTGTGGTTCTAGCTGCTGCCGTCCCAGCTGCTGCATCTCCAGCTGCTGCCGCCCCTCTTGCTGTGGATCTAGCTGCTGCGGTTCCAGCTGCTGCCGCCCCAGCTGCTGCGTCTCCAGCTGCTGTCGCCCCTCTtgctgtggctccagctgctgTGGTTCCAGCTGCTGCCGCCCCAGCTGCTGCATCTCCAGCTGCTGCCGTCCTTCTTGCTGTTATCCCTGCTGCTGCCGCCCCTGCTGCTGCCTGCGCCCAGTCTGTGGCCAAGTCTGCTGCCACACCTCCTGCTACCGCCCAACCTGCGTCATCtccacctgcccctgccccacctgcTGCACTTCCTCCTCCTGTTGA